Genomic window (Castor canadensis chromosome X, mCasCan1.hap1v2, whole genome shotgun sequence):
AGGTATGGCTGACCATGGTAATTTTGGGGCATGTCAGGGCATAGGGGGTCTGCCTGGGAGAAAGACCAGTTACAGACAGCAACTTGGTGGAGGGGTCATTGCTGGCACTGGTCCAGCAAGATCCCTCTCAGCCTTCTGATTTCCCCTCTCTTGGATTCCCGAAGACTTGAAGGGCCAAAAAATTGACATGGTCCTGAATCGAAGATACTGCATGTTTGCCACTCTGCAGATCATTCAAAGGAATTTCCCTGAGGTGAGGCCTTAGTCCCAGTGCTGGTGCTTGAATATCGGGATGGAAGGGATGGGGTGCAGGGCGGCTTTGTCTCTGAGGCTCTCGGTAGCACCCATTGCTCTAACTCTTCCTGCCCAAAAGCTGTCATCCTTGAACTTGTGCAACAACAAACTGTATGGGCTGGATGGCCTGTCCGATGTGGTAGAGAAGGCTCCCCAAGTCAAGATCCTGAACCTCTCCAAAAACCAGGTGAGAAGGGGGAACCACCTGAAATTTGGGTTGAGGGCAGGTGATGGTGCACACCGGGGTGATGGCACGAGGCAGACAAAGGTACCtgagggtgagggtggggacGTTGAGTGCAGGCCCCAGGTGTCTCTCTTTCCCCGGGACTCCTTTACTGGTTCCCTCCCGGTCTTTCTTAGCTGAAGTCGGCCTTGGAATTGAACAAGCTGAAAGGGATGAAGCTGGAAGAGCTGTGGTTAGAAGGGAACCCCTTTTGCAGGATCTTCCTGGACCAATCTGTCTATGTAAGGTAGATAATGCCTAGTAATAATGCCCGTCCACTCTCCTGATCCTGAGGCCCCCGGGAGCCTGAGATGCCCCTGATGGACCCCCTCTAAGGGAGGAGGCAGCCATGGTCCTCTGGGAGGACCACAGGCCCCGCCCTCTTACCGTTTTGGGTCCTCAGCCATGCTCACAGGTATCCTTTCCTTCTGACCTGCCCCACATTTCACCTGAGGTGGGTTTCCCACCTCTGCGCATGCGGCCTCCTCCAGCATGCCCTCCTGTGCCTCTCACAGATGGGGCTGGCCTTCCTCCCCTGTCCTGAGAAGGGCCTTATTTCCTGTCCCCCAAAATTTCTCCCCCTGTGCCCGCCGTCTCAGGGTGGCATAGAGGCTGTGCTGCCCCATGCTGAGGGCCTCAGCCCTGATTGGCTGTTTTTATGACATCCGTTGCTGTGGGTCATTGCTGGGGGCTCTGCCATCCTTGGGGAGAAACCTGGGTTCCCTGGACCAAAGATTCAGAAGTGGGCCACCACCGGTGAGCAGAGGGCTTCTGGAAACAGGAGCAGAAGGCAGAGGGCAGAGAAGGCTGAGAACAGAAAAGCAGGCCTCTCGGGGACACTGCCCCTCACTCCCTCCACATCACATCGACCTCCCTGGTCCCTCAGAGGAGCCCTGGAGAGCCAGAGAGAAGTATGATTCCTTGGGCAAGGCCCTCACACACACAGGCGCAGGTGCACAGGGAGCTGTACTCAGGGGAGAAATCAGTGACCGTAAGAGAGGCCACAGACTTTCCATCCCATGCTGAGCTGGGGCCTGACCCTTCACTCCTTCTGGTCCCAGGGGATGGCTCTTGCCCCCAGGGAAGCTCCATTTCCCATGCCCAGCTCAGACTCTGCTCACACTGGGGACAAAGGCCTGCATCCAGTGGAGCCCAGCCCAACTGGTGTATGTTATCATTCCTGCCTCAGGACCCAGGACTAGAAAGGGTGGGTGGGAGGTGAAGGAGAGGACTATAGCAAGGGAGTCATACTCTTCTTTGTTCCCCTCTTTCCTCCAGCATCAGGGTGAGTAGAGCCTCTTACTCCTCCctttgtgtttcttcctctttctcttttgtctctaGTTTCCTGTGCCCCCCCCCCAATTTCTCCCTACCctacattttctctctttctgttgccatcctcctgccttgccCTCCCTGGCCTCCTGGGCCTTGCCTAACTCACCTCACTATCCCGGCATCCCAGGAGACATGGAAAGGCCTGGCTTTGGGTACTCAGAGAGGTGGCAGAGCCCTGGGCTCCCACCACCCTATTCCCTGCTCTCTCCAGCCCTTCCATGGAGGGGTTGGGAGGCACAGGGAAGGAAATCCTGGAACCTGGGCCCCCACTGGGGTTTCTTGTGGCCCTGCTGAAGGAGGTCAGGGCAGTGTAGGTGAGGGCTAccgaaggggaaggagagggaagagagcaaGAGGGAGAGCCACTGTGAGAAAGGCTGGGCAACCCTGAAATGTCAATCGTGCCTTTTGGTTTTTGGTGTCTGGACAGTGCCATCCGGGATTGTTTCCCCACGTTGTTACGCCTGGTAAGTACCTACCTTTGTCACAGTCTCCTCCTCCTCACATACGTGACCTCCTCACCTGCCCCCAAGAAGCCCTTTGTTTCTTGCCTAGCTTGCATGTTTGCGTCAGACCGTCATCCATTGTAGATGATGCAGGTTCCTGAAAAAGACACGAATGTTCTTTCTGGCAAACGTCCTTAAGCACTCTCCCACAGAGACTCACAGGCCCGCAAAGGTTGCATATAACAGTAGAGAGTTCCAGGGCTCTGCCATGCAGACCCCTGCTGTAATCTCGCCTGTGGTAGTTCCACGGCCATTTCACACCTGGCCTCTGGGCTTTGCTCTCCCTTGGGCCTCCTCATCTCCTGGGTCACCCAGTGCCAATTCCATGGTCTACACTGCtaacttcctcttcccttccttaggATGGCCAGGAGTTATCCCCACCAGTTGCCATTGACATCGATGCTCCTGTGTTAATAAATCCCTACAAGGTGAGACAGAAGGACCAAGAGAGATTTGTGGTGTTCTGCGGAGGCATTATCAGCCCCATAATCTAAATAATGACGTTTTATTCCAGGAAGGGTATGGGGGATCTGAGTCCCTAAAGAATATAGTTCTGCGATTCCTGCAAGAGTAAGTGCCCCTGAGACCAAGAGGAAGGGGAGAGCTGGGGTGGACTAGGCTGCCTTAGCACTGGCCTATTCATAGATTTTTCTGGTCTCATTTGGGGCACAGACCTGTCCTCTTCCACCCATCCCACCCCTGCAGGTATTACTTGACCTATGACTATGGAGATCGACGGAGTCTCCTCAGTGTTTACCACGATGAGGCCTGCTTCTCATTGACCATTCCCTTCAATCCCAGCGATCCAGACCCGTGAGTATCTCAGCTCAGACTCTTGTCTGGAGCAGTGTGCCCCACCCCACCAGCAGGCACAGGTGAGCTCTTGGGATACCCGCACAGTCTGGACCACAGCCTCTTGTTCCCCTTTTTCTCCTAGGAACAGCTTGTGTGACTACTTCAAGCACAGCAGGAATATGAAGAATCTCAAGGATTCCTGTGTGTGATGGAGAAGACTGGGCAGGGAAATGGAGTGTGAAGGGGGCAATCACGGGGGCCCAAGGCCAGGGTGTGTCAGCCCCCTCATCTTTGTTTCTCTTCCCTTCTACAGTCTTGCAGGAGCAGCTGCTGAAGCACAAGAAACTTGATATTGTGGACTCCCTCAGTGTATTGCCCAAAACTCAGCATGACTTCAGTTCCTTTTTCATGGACATGTGGCTCCAGATGGTGAGCACTTGCTTCTTCCCTGGGACAGGCTCAGAAAGCTAGAGTTGGGTAAGAGGTTAAGCAGGATCCTGAGCTCTTGTGTTCTTCCCTTTCAGGAAACGATGCTCTGCTTTTCTGTCAATGGGGTGTTCAAGGAAGGTGAGTCTCTGTAGAATCCCTCTCCAGATCCTCTGGTGCTCCCTCCCCTGATTGGGCATGCTCCCTCCCCCCAAATCTCTCCCAGCTTCCCTGATTCTAGTGCCTTTCCTTCTGATTGTTCCACCTCTGTTCTGCTGCCCGCACTGTGCCCACAAACCATCCCGGTCTGACTTAGGCCCTTGTCTGTCTGCCCCATAGCTCAGGTGTTAGGAACGCAGGCTGTGGGGTTTGATGGCTCTCACCCCGGTTCCATACTCTGTGATCTTGGACcagttatttaacctctccatTTCCCCATTTACAAAGTGAGGCTAATAATACCCAATCTCTTGTACCACTGTGGAATTCGATGAAGTGAGCATTTGAAGTGATTTTCACAGGACCCAACATAATGACGGGGAACCAATCACTGGGGTTGGATTATTTCTATTGTTGCCCTCAAATTACCACCATGCCCTCCTGTGCCCAATTATCTGTGTCTGGCCCCCTGCGGTATAAGACTCTGAGTGGGAAATGCAGCTTGAGCATGTAAAGCATGTGCAACTCTAAGGACGTATTGTTTGTTGTCCTTGAAGTGGAAGGAAAGTCCCAGGGATGTGTTCGTGCCTTCACGCGGACCTTCATTGCTACCCCTGGCAGCAATTCAAGGTAAGTACTGTGCTGTGGGTGGAAACCCCAATCCCAGTCTGGGGCCAGTGGTGTGTGAATGTGGTGATGTTGTCCTCGGGGTATTCTCAGTATTGTGGAAGGTCAGCAGGTATATCCAAGTGGTTAAGAGGAAGGAGCTCTGGAGTTGGAATACCAGTTTTCCTTGACAGCAGCACACTCACTGCCTGTCACCTTGGTCAAATTACTTGACCTCTCTGTGAGTCAGTCTTCTTCTGAAAACGAGGATAAGAGTATCCACGTGTCCTCACGTTGTTGGGTAGGATAAATGCATGTAAAGCATGTGTAGATTAAATCTACAAATCCAGTGAAACTGATAGACAATCTCTCCCAAAGTGGAACTTCCGGGTCCCAGCCAAGGAATCTAGAAGGCAGGTAAAATAGGGATACAAAAGGAACTCAGTTGCTGAGTGGCGGTGGTTAAAAAGGATCCTGTTTTTGGTTGTGGGGAGTTGTCTTCCTGCCCAGTCATTCCAGGGACTGTTTTTCCTACAGTCTATGCATCGTGAATGACCAGCTGTTTGTGAGGAACGCCAACCCTGATGAGATCCGGAGAGTTTGCCCCATCCCGTTGCCCACAATCTGCTCCAGCTCCAAGCCCACCCTCTCTCAAGAGCAGCAGCAAATGGTGCAGGCTTTTTCCGTCCAGTCTGGGATGAAAGTCGAGTGGTCCCAGAAGTGAGTGCTGGTATACGTGTGAGAGGaggtggggcggggtggggggcgtGCAGGTGAGACAGCTGGAAGATGAATGACGAAAACTCACAGGAGATTTAGGAAAAATAACTGGGCAGATATTTTGTTTCCCTGAAAAAGGGGCCCATGAAAAAAATGTCATACTGTTATACCGGTGCatgtgcagaattttaaaaatcgtATAATGCTCAAATGACATTACCTTCTGTATGGAGAATCCAAAAGAATCTATCAAACAAACCAAGAGAAACTAATAAACAAGTTCAGCAAGGTTGTAGAATATAAGAGCAATGTACAAAATCATACATGTTTCCACGAACTTGCTATGAACAACCcgaaaatgaatttaagaaatcaagtccatttataatagcatcaaaaagagtAAGACACTTAGGAACAAATGTAGCAAAAGAAGCTCAAATCTCATACTCTGCAAAAAAATGTGATTGAAAACAAAAAGATTGAAGAAGacctaagtaaatggaaaaacatctcatgttcatggatgaaccttgaaaacattgtgccaagtgaaagaagccagtcacaaatgaTGGCAGGTCTTAGGATTccctttatatgaaatgtccagaataggcaggTCCACAGAGACTGAAATCAGAGTGGaggttccagggtctgtgatcacTGGGGAGTGATCTCTGATAGctatgggttttctttttgaggtgataaaaatgttttggaattagATAGGTGGGGTGGTTGTACAATCTTGTGTCTATACTAGAAAACCACTGAGTTGTATGCCTTCAGATAGTAAATGTGATGTGTGTCTTATATTTCAACTTAAAATTGattgggaaatttttatttctgaatttccttttgttattttcttgagCATCTTTTTGAAAATCAGTGCATTTTTAAGCTCCTTCACTGTTTTGAACACCTCTGTTCTTCTGCTTTGGATTTGACTATGCATGAATGTCAGTGACAGACGTTTTGGTTTCCACAAGGTCTTTCTTCTTCATTACGATGGTGCTCATCCTGGCCATGTGTCCCAGCAAATGAGTAGCACAGGTTAAGTGGTGATTAGTGCTTAACCTGTGTTAGTAATGGAGATCACCCGATTAGTGCTTCTGTCCTGTGTTAGTAATGGAGATCACCTGTTCTTCTCCCACCACAGGTGCCTTGAGGACAATGAATGGAACTACACCAGAGCAGGTCAGATCTTCACTACGCTCCAGGTGAGGTCTGGGAATCAAGTGGGTGAAAGATGGGTGTCTCTGGGGCTTTGGGAAAATGGAAGCCGggtgggctggggatggaactcggggcaaCCGGCTCTTCTCACATCCCAATTCCTTCCCTCCAGACTGAGGGCAAGATCCCAGAGGAGGCCTTCACAAAAATGCCCTAAGAGGAGCCCTTGGATGCCATCTTCCTCTTCATCCACATCATCGTTTCTCTGAAATGAACTTAAGGCCATGCCCATGACTGGGGTTGGAGGCTGGGCTGACCAAGAATCCAAAGTTAACTTGTAGGCCATGTAACATAGCCACCCAAAGGGCCAATTGTTCTGTGTATTTTCCCCCCACTGAAGATgcctgtttatttttataataaagagGATATTGCACATTGCACGTTGTGTCCTGGGTTGTGCTTATCCTGCCCCAACGATGAGCCAGCAGGGCCAGGACTGAAACCCCTGCGCACCTCTACTCCAACCCCATTCATGTCTGGCTGTGTGTGTAAGCAGATCCATCAAACTTGCCTCCATGGCTACTTTGTGAATACATTCCCGTGAGAAAGGATACATGATTAGCCTTTGGAGACCATGTGACTCTGTTGGATGCTCTACCTAGAGGCCTGCAGAAGCAGGCATGTGACCTGGCACAAGACAGGCTTCAAAGCCAGGCgctgctggctcacgcctgtaatcctagctactcaggaggcagcgatcagaaggatctcggtttgaagccagcccgggcagacagttcatgagacttatctcgaaaatacccaacacaaaacaggactcgtggagtggctcatgtggtagagcacttgcttagccagcatgaggctctgagttcaaaccccagttaccccccctccacacacacacacacacacacacacacacacaaaggagctTCCCAAGGGATGACTGCTGGCTAGTGAGGgctgtgggagagagagggaaagtggGGGCTCACATCTTTTACTTCTCATTCCTAATCATTTGAACGTTTTCATAAACCATACCATGATCCTTTTGGGATTTGCACAAAGCTGGATGGGGAATGGGCCTTTTCACAGATGTCCTCATGCATCCACCTTTCTCTCCAACCACCGTCCCACCCCCTCACCTTCTTCAATGTGCTGTGCATGGAGCACTACATTAGTGCTAGTGCCTGTCAGGTGAGAGGGATTCAGTCTGTCTGGCCCATGCATTCTTCACAGAGCTGACATCGGATGCTCCATGTGCATGTTCTTGAGGAAAGGTTTCAGCCAACTACTTTTACTTCCAAACAACAGTAATAGCCAAATGAATCATGTCAACCTATACCTGTTGGTAATTAAGAGAACAGAAATGAATGGCAGTAGACATATGTAAAATTGCTCAACTAcactaaaaattaaagaaatggaaaagattaGGGCATCGTTCATCTTGCCTGTTTTCCTTGCTCCCTGGGAGGAGTCActaggaggctcacagtccaggctggccctggtcaAAAATGTGAAACCCCGTCTGAAAAGTAAAGTAGAagagggttggggacatggctcaagtggtagagctcttgcctagcaagtgcaagttcaaaccccagtatcaccaagaaaatataattgaaagTACTGAAATATACAAGTAAATACATAAGCAAGGTACTGAACAAAATGTACAACATGACCTGATTTTTGAAAAACCTATTTTCTTAAGAATATGCACGtcgtattttaaaatataaacaagccTTGACAAATGTGGAGAATATTTCAACATCGGTTGAGTGCTTATCTTGTGGCAGGATACAGTTCAATGTCTCTTTCAATTTCTCCAGAGttcaaattctcccaaaattaatgaaccaataaagcaatgggcaagtgaactaaacagaactttctcaaaagaagaaattcaaatggtcaaaaaacacatgaaaaaatgctcaccatctctagcaataaaggaaatgcaaattaaaaccacactaagattccacctcacccctgttagaatagccatgattagcaacaccactaacaacaggtgttggcgaggattcggggaaaaaggaaccctcttacactgctggtgggaatgtcaactagtacaaccactctggaaaaaaatttggaggctacttaaaaagctaaacattgatctgccatttgatccagcaataccactcttggggatatacccaaaagactgacacaggttactccagaggcacctgcacacccatgtttattgtggcactgttcgcaatagccaagttatggaaacagccaagatgcccccctactgacgaatggattaagaaaatgtggtatttatacacaatggaattttatgcagccatgaagaagaacgaaatgttatcattcgctggtaaatggatggaattggagaacatcattctgagtgaggttagcctggcccaaaagaccaaaaatcatatgttctccctcatatgcggacattggatcaagggcaaacacaacaaggggattggactttgatcacatgataaagcgagagcacccaagggaggtttgaggataggtaagacacctaaaaaactagatagcatttgttgccctcaacgcagagaaactaatgcaactgaggccaataggagaaggggaccaggaactaaagaaaaggttggatcaagaagaattaacctagaaggtaacacacacgcacaggaaattaatgcgagtcaactccctgtatagctatccttatctcaactagcaaaaacccttggtccttcctattattgcttatactctctctacaacaaaattagagataagggcaaaatagtttgtgtcTGGTAACGAgcgggtggggggagagggaagggatgaggggtaagagtgggggaaggagggagaaatgacccaaacattgtatgcacatttgaataaaataaaaaaatttttaaaaaagaatcgaaaaaaaatggagcttataaatgcctatgtaagtgattaagttgactaaaatccagttacattaaaggttttctaaggtcaaaatttaatatactgaatgttaaactaaaacttaacaagactatcttaaaaatattatactgttcttaataacatttataaaaactgtctttaaaatgttttttgttttgtcacggtaactgtcagaaatttttggtgctacaggttaatccacaaatttgtcaagacaagaaatatttattaaaacacagagaggcaagaggcagctgagtacagggagtactgctgcactgttACGAGGGTtgagacaaatttacttatgtaaagcaaagtaaaaaagtaaaaaacaaagccaaagtgtaccctccagataggataaagaaataaaaactcaaaaaggagtaCTACACTGGAGTTCAAGaactccagtttttattggagtcaacataGTGGAGAttttagtcctactccttccacatggcaggtggaaggaatttttggcctgggatagccagattgggcctgttattttaggggggatccattgactacaggtcgatgggatcctgctgtatgtcatgagccatttgtTAATGTCAACAGTCTCGGACGTGATCCCTTattaacatctgagccatgattcttggccattacgTTTCCTAACGCCACAGTTAGTCCCCatgaatatttacctgtgttttctTGTGAtctttgtcagggttttaactactaaggtaacagTCATTTTcacttaagagttggtttatgttggggttaacagtgaggacagccatgttaggaccagactcCCTACcaccttgcagatggcttactagaaactccccacctaaCCCCAAAGAGTGACAAAGGGAtaattgttaacctttatctccccggatggatgccaaggacagttaagcagacagtgacctaactacaacttatatttcttggttgcccagcaacagtatcccttagtgaccttcctgatacttttccactagccccctatatctagcccaagcctctGTGTGGCAGTGgactctagctctcttgctggggtccccctccacagggctcctgcctgaataataaaccctgtgctggtgtttgtttgagctgtctctgcctcttccatgcttcttcttttctaacagtttatgtaaaattttctagatgatttCATGATTAAATAATTGTTCTTTCAGTGATTCTAATGCAATCAGTActttatatgtgtctgtgactgggctatttgggtttactaaaactgttcttccaCCCTCCAATTTTACTTCAAGAACCacaactaaactaatatatatatatatatatatatatatatatataacctctatagagctatgaTGCTATTGCTGATTCCTTATACTaagtatatttatgtttttcaagtatatcaaaccttctaaaatacaaaatttagataaacatggtaaaaaaaaagttagtggtactgacaTATTGTTctattagttgctaaattgtccatcaaacttttaaccatgactcttaagtttttgtcaatacagttctgatccttctggggcatttacaattaAGTCCATAAAAAggactctaataagtgcttatgtaggttagctttttagacatctgcttttgttggattttgttttgtattgtccttgtctaaaatcCCATTGCCTAAGGGACGATCCTTccaagcctctttgttgcttaaatttggccaaaagggtctagttggcactgactcccccCGATCTGTTCAttatcccctccccccaacatgggacaaaaaccaaacaaacaaacaaaatccaggaaagagcaaatcctcatgataaagaaagaaaatgaccaatcaagaaagatcttcagtctatggccctACTACCCTAAAAAACTTGCCCAATCTCCTCTGGTCTCAGAAGTTAAGCAGGGTCAAGCCTGATTAGTATTTGGATGGGAGACAAATCTTCAAAAGACTGCTTAGAGACAGTTTGGCGACAAgtggggaatgccatcaaagttcaagtAGAGTCATTATACCTCTCAAAAATAATCCCCCCCCAAAGAAAATGCCGtacctttcaaaaataaccaaggtcGAGTGGattgaggaagtggttcttataCACGTGTGGCCATCtagcattaaagcccttccagacataaactcatatttttagacagagtcttctACTTAAAGACAAAACtgctatttttactggctctaaatatgtcctttgatacttaaagatggtagttttaacttttttaaacaatgagttttctttgacatatatatatatactgatagTATATTATTgctatggtaattctactcagttaagaagaaaaacaaaagatactgtctgggtaaaagagTAAAATGTACAACCATTAAAATCCCATTAGAGGggctcttttgttgttttcttgtctATCCTcactataattaaaatattagaaattgctccctggatccaccaaAGCCAAGTAAATCCAGCTTCTCCCAAGTGGGAGTGTGTCCCTGATTCAGCCTCACCATTCAAAATCACCTTCCAGAACATCTGTACCCTTCCTCAGCAGGACTctacttcccaggagacaacaggagaccacaAACAATGgaacaacagccctgctctagtcactccaaaagctgactagtctatacACAGAGGAAGCTCAAACATGGGatgcacccctgctctcctctacacacttgtGCTCTTAAATTTTGGGTTGGCCCTTACAAGGTTTTTCCCATGTACTAAATGTTATGAGACAGCCATTGTCGGGACATctgcacagccatactttgtatcatgcacCCACCAACAGGTAAGATGTTAAATTGGCTAATATACTCCCAGGTTAACGAGGTGGCTGGTAAGTGATACTAAAAGTACCAGAATAAAGAAAACCACACAGACTACATTTGTCATAAAAGTAGGGCTATGGGTCTTATCCTGGGAGCATgcttaatattaccctgcctggtCCCCCTAGTATTGTGGTCTATCATGACCATTATGGAAGCCACTATAAGAAGGAAAACGGCCATGCatataatgatgctatgaaaatacaaacccctagatcaagatgatgctctttgaccttaGGTTGGCCCAAGAATCAAAGGGGGAAATGATGTAGcagaaaggaggaccagaagaaaaacagacaggctgtgttttgataatgaggcagggagaagggatggcaaagcagagagataaaacttaaaaaattaaagcatgaaggtcacataacaccaggggaatgaaatagccaatgaagtcacatgcacccatatgtgggttgagctttcctttttgcttctgtaaactGCTTGTAAGGGTGTGCAAGGTAAGACCACTTTGTTCTCAGGCTCAGCCATTGGACActagtccgctgagtctgtgctggcacaataaaacgttacTTTCTGCTAAACtacctcagtgtcccatatctcagcttgagattcccacaacagtTTGACTATAGATTTGGAATAAGAAGAGAGGGTAAATAAAGAAGGTAGGAGGCAGTCAGATTACTTAGAACTTCTCTTCTTGTTCCTCACCTGAGGTCCCCTGCTGAATGTCTCCAGTTTTGGAGGTGAAGAGAATGGAAGTTCTAGGGATACCTCAGTTTGAATATTGCTGCTTGCTTCCATATAATATGAGATAAATGTGGGGATCCACGATTCTGtcttatcaaaattttaaagcccatcgtagaaaaaaatttaaggagagaggaaaaagtgGAGTCAGACGAAATGATAGGGACTGGGAAGTAGAAGAAAGCATgacaacaacagaaatgtacCTTATCAAGGATTCCTTACCATCATGGATCATGAATCTTAAAAATTAGGGTGTCCTGAATGGTAAAGAACAGTCCAGGTATAATGCCATCAACTCCTTTTGGAACTGGACACTATCCTTTTTACCTCTTATGCACATTAGCTTCTTCAACAAGATTTAAGGTCATGTTACTAATTTAAGTTCATGTGGCAAATACAGACAATTAAAATCTCCTTGTACTGTGGGAGATTTTGGATATAGATTCTGCTGCCTATTTAGAGCTTCCCCAGAGTGTCCATAatacaataattattatttaaactAAACTCAGATGTCACCTGTAGTCTTGTCTGGTTGCTTTAAGTCTAGCGTACCAAACTCAAAGTCATTTTGATTTTTGGTCATGCAATGTTTATAttgaaatgctaatttttttctttttttgaggggggtggtactagagattatactcagggccttatgctctgcctcttgagccatactcccagccctttcgTTTCAGGTCTTGCTAAATT
Coding sequences:
- the LOC109680863 gene encoding nuclear RNA export factor 2-like: MRVVHEDPKVRYSPYATQCNKQRRKWRNEGKIHVAVWRDTNRREREMEQDTQDGAMQSWFKVTIPFGRKYDKTWLMNSIQRHCIVPFTPIDFHYDKNRARFFVQDARAASALKDVSYRICNEQGRKILLTVIPSSIPYSVQNKFTAEQMEQLKLTMKKRYDVSQQSLDLQKLRFDPDLKGQKIDMVLNRRYCMFATLQIIQRNFPELSSLNLCNNKLYGLDGLSDVVEKAPQVKILNLSKNQLKSALELNKLKGMKLEELWLEGNPFCRIFLDQSVYVSAIRDCFPTLLRLDGQELSPPVAIDIDAPVLINPYKEGYGGSESLKNIVLRFLQEYYLTYDYGDRRSLLSVYHDEACFSLTIPFNPSDPDPNSLCDYFKHSRNMKNLKDSFLQEQLLKHKKLDIVDSLSVLPKTQHDFSSFFMDMWLQMETMLCFSVNGVFKEVEGKSQGCVRAFTRTFIATPGSNSSLCIVNDQLFVRNANPDEIRRVCPIPLPTICSSSKPTLSQEQQQMVQAFSVQSGMKVEWSQKCLEDNEWNYTRAGQIFTTLQTEGKIPEEAFTKMP